TGCACCCCTGGCCTGACCCGCTTCCGCAGGCTTTGCTCTGCACCCCTGTAGGAAGCGCCCTGTTCGGTGGGTGCTTCCTACAGGGGTGCAGAGCAAGGCTTGATCTGACCGTTTCCTACTGCGGAGTCGGCTGGCCCGGCGGGAGCGACGGTCCGGACCACCGCGGACCCGGGACATCTGGGATAGTTTGACGCTCTTTGTCCGGTCCATCGATCGCTCCGCGTGTTTCTGTCACACCCCTAGGGCACGATTGGTGCGTGGCGGTGATGGAGCAGTTCGGGCCGGCGACCAGAGAGTGGTTCGCCGCCGCCTTCGCCGCGCCCACCGATGCGCAGGCGGGGGCGTGGAAGGCGGTCGGCGCGGGGCGCAACGCGCTGGTCGTGGCGCCGACCGGGTCCGGCAAGACGCTCGCGGCGTTCCTCTGGTCGCTCGACAAGCTGGCCCGCGAGCCGTTGCCCGCCGAGCGCCGCCAGCGCTGCCGGGTGCTCTATGTCAGCCCGCTCAAGGCTCTCGCCGTCGACGTCGAGCGCAACCTGCGCGCCCCGCTCGCCGGCATCCGGCATGCCGCGTCGCGGCTCGGCCTGCCGCCGCCCGACATCACTGTCGGCATGCGCACCGGCGACACGCCCGCCGATGAGCGGCGCACCTTCGCCCGCACGCCGCCCGACATCCTGATCACCACGCCCGAGTCGCTGTTCCTGCTGCTCACCTCGGCGGCGCGTGACTCGCTGCGCGGTGTGGAGACCGTGATCATCGACGAGGTGCACGCGGTCGCGGCCACCAAGCGCGGCGCTCACCTGGCGCTCTCGCTCGAGCGGCTCGACGAGTTGCTGCCCAAGCCGGCGCAGCGGATCGGGTTGTCCGCCACCGTGCGGCCGGTCGACGAGGTCGCGCAGTTCCTCGGCGGTGCGCACCCGGTCGACGTCGTGCGGCCGACGACGACCAAGACGATCGAGGTCAGCGTCGAGGTGCCGGTCGAAGACATGACCCGGCTCGACGAGGTCGAGGACTCGGGCGGCGACGAGCCGGGCCGGCCGCGCCGGGCGTCGATCTGGCCGGCGGTCGAGGAGCGGGTCTATGACCTGATCACCCGGCACCGGTCGACGATTGTCTTCACCAACTCCAGACGCAGCGCCGAGCGGCTCTGCGCGCGACTCAACGAGCTCGCGGGCGAGGCGGTCGACGAGATCAACGCGGGCGGGTCGGCGCGGTTGCCGGCCGAGATCATGGCGCAGGCGGGCGCCGCGTCCGGTGCGGCGCCGGTGATCGCCCGCGCCCACCACGGCAGCGTCTCGCGCGAAGAGCGGAAGAACACCGAAGAGGCGCTCAAGTCGGGTGCGCTGCCCGCCGTCGTCGCCACCTCCAGCCTGGAGCTGGGCATCGACATGGGCGCCGTCGACCTGGTGATCCAGATCGAGGCGCCACCGTCGGTGGCCGCCGGCCTGCAACGGGTTGGCCGGGCCGGCCACCAGGTCGGCGCCGTCTCCCGCGGTGTCGTGTTCCCCAAGCACCGCGGTGACCTGGTGTCCTGCGCGGTCGTCGCCGAGCGGATGGGCGAGGGCGCGATCGAGGAGCTGCGCTACCCGCGCAACCCGCTCGACGTGCTCGCGCAGCAGGTCGTCGCCATGGTGGCGCTCGACCCGTGGGCGGTCGGCGACCTGGCCGTGCTGGTCCGCCGGGCGGCGCCGTTCGCCGAGTTGCCCGATTCGGCGCTGCACGCGGTGCTCGACATGCTGTCGGGGCGCTACCCGTCGACGGCGTTCGCCGAGCTGCGGCCCCGGTTGGTCTGGGACCGCGCCACCGACCAGCTCACCGGCCGGCCGGGCGCGCAGCGGCTGGCGGTGACCAGCGGCGGCACGATTCCCGACCGGGGCCTCTTCGGCGTCTTCCTCGCCGGGGCCGAGCGGGCCGCCCGGGTCGGCGAGCTCGACGAGGAGATGGTCTACGAGTCGCGGGTCGGCGATGTCTTCCTGCTCGGCTCGACGTCGTGGCGGATCGAAGACATCACGCCCGACCGGGTGCTGGTCTCACCGGCGCCGGGGCAGGCGGCCCGGATGCCGTTCTGGAAGGGCGACCAGATCGGCCGCCCGGTCGAGCTCGGCCGGGCCATCGGCGCCCGGCTGCGCACCCTGGTCAAGCAAGACGACGAGACCGCGACCGGCGCGCTCAAGGCCGGCGGTCTCGACGACTGGGCGGCCAGCAACCTGGTGGCCTACCTGCGCGAGCAGCGCGAGGCCACCCGCTCGCTGCCCGACGACCGCACCGTCGTGGTCGAGCGGTTCCGTGACGAGCTGGGCGACTGGCGGATGGCCGTGCACTGCGTGCTCGGCGCCCGGGTCAACGGGCCGTGGGCGCTGGCGGTCGGCCAGCGGCTGGCCGAGCGCTACGGCGTCGACGCACAGGTGATGCCCTCCGACGACGGCATCGTGGTGCGCCTGCCCGACACGGCCGACGAGCCGCCGGGTGCCGACATCGTGGCGTTCGAGCCCGACGAGATCGCCCAGATCGTCGAAGAGGCGGTCGGTGGCTCGGCACTGTTCGCCGCGCGCTTCCGCGAGTGCGCGGCCCGCGCCTTGCTGTTGCCGCGCCGCGACCCGCGCCGCCGCCAGCCGCTCTGGCAGCAGCGCCAGCGTTCGGCCCAGTTGCTCGACGTGGCCCGGGAGTATGGCGACTTCCCGATCACCCTCGAAGCCGCCCGCGAGTGCCTGCAAGACGTCTTCGACGTGCCGGGCCTGAGCGGACTGATGCGCGACCTCGCCTCCCGCAAGGTCCGCCTGGTCGAGGTCGAGACGCAGCGCCCGTCGCCGTTCGCGCGGTCGCTGCTGTTCGGCTACGTGGGCGCGTTCCTCTACGAGGGCGACTCCCCGCTGGCCGAGCGCCGAGCCGCCGCGCTCGCGCTCGACTCGGCCCTGCTCGGTGAGCTGCTCGGCCGGGTCGACCTGCGCGAGCTGCTCGAGCCGGCGGTGGTCACCGAGACCGAGCGGCAGTTGCAGTGGCTGACGCCCGAGCGCCAGCCGCGCGACGCCGAAGACGTGGCCGAGTTGCTCCGGCTGCTCGGCGACCTGTCACCCGCCGACCTGACCCTGCGCGGCGCCTCCGTCGCCTGGGCCGAAGAGCTGGTGGCCGCGCGGCGCGCGGTGCTGGTCCGGATCGCGGGCGAAGACCGGTTCATCGGCATCGACGACGCGGGCCGGTTCCGCGACGCGCTCGGCGTGGCGCTCCCGGTCGGCATCCCCGACGCCCACCTGGCCCCGGTCGCCGACCCGCTCGGTGACCTGGTCGCCCGCTACGCCCGCACCCACGGCCCGTTCGCGGCCACCACCTGCGCGGCCCGGTTCGGCCTGGGTGTCTACGTGGTCGAGCAGGCACTGCGCCGGATGGCCGCGACGGGCCGGGTCGTGTCCGGCGAGTTCTCACCCGGCGGCGCCGGCAGCGAGTGGTGCGACGCCGAGGTGCTCCGCATGCTGCGCCGCCGCTCCCTGGCGGCCCTGCGCCGTGAGATCGAGCCGGTCCCGCCCCGCGTGCTGGCCACGTTCCTGCCCCGCTGGCAGCAGGTCGGCTCCTCGGCCCGCGGCGTCGAGGCCGTCGAGGCGGCGATTGAGCAGCTCCAGGGTTTGGCGGTCCCGGCGTCGGCGCTGGAGCGATTGGTGCTGCCCGCTCGGGTCGCCGACTACCAGCCGGGCTACCTCGACGAGCTGTGCGCCAGCGGCGACGTCGTCTGGGCCGGCGGCGGAGCCATCGCCGGCGGCGACGGCTGGGTCACCCTGGCCTACGCCGACTCGGCGCCGCTGCTGCTCCCGGTCCCCGACGAGGCCCTGGCGCTGACCCCGATCCACACGGCCGTGCTCGACGCGCTGGCCGGCGGCCAGGCCCTGTTCTTCCGCACCCTCTCCGACCGGGTCGGCTCGACCGACGACGCCGAGCTGGTCGGCGCCGTGTGGGATCTGGTCTGGGCGGGTTATCTGACCAACGACACCTTGGCCCCGTTGCGCGCGGTGCTGGGCGGCGGCGGCGCACACCGCGCCAAGTCGAGCGCGCCGCGCACCCGCTACCGCCGCCCCGGCCGGGCGACCATGCCGAGCCGCACCGGCCCACCGACGGTCGCCGGCCGCTGGTCCCGCCTGCCCGACCGCGACACCGACCCGACCAAACGCGCCGCCGCCCTGGCCGACGTGCTGCTCGAACGCCACGGCGTGGTCACCCGCGGCGTGGCCGCGGCCGAGGGCGTGACCGGCGGCTTCGCGGCGGTCTACCCGGTGCTGGCCGCGCTGGAGGAGCGCGGCACCGCCCGCCGGGGCTATTTCGTCGAGGGCCTGGGCGCGGCCCAGTTCGCGGTGCCGGGAGCGGTCGACCGCCTGCGCGCGATCGCCGACCGAAGCGACCGCGTCGAGGCGGTCGAGGAGCCACCCGGCCGCGGCCGAGCGCGGGGCGGCGGCGGTTTCGCCCTGGTCCTGGCCGCGACGGATCCAGCCAACCCCTACGGCGCGGCGCTGCCCTGGCCGGAGCGCGTGGTCGACTCGGGCGAGGGCCAACCCGGCCCGGCGACCGGCCACCGGGCGGGCCGCAAGGCCGGCGCCTTGGTCGTGCAGGTCGGCGGCGACCTGGTGCTCTATGTCGAGCGGGGCGGTCGCACCCTGCTCTCCTTCACCGACGACACCGACACGCTGGCGGCGGCGGCCAAGGCCCTCGCCGACGCTGTCCACACCGGAGCGCTGGGTGCGCTCTCGGTCGAGCGGGCCGACGGCGAAGGCGTCTACACCTCGCCACTGCG
This genomic interval from Asanoa ferruginea contains the following:
- a CDS encoding ATP-dependent helicase, which codes for MEQFGPATREWFAAAFAAPTDAQAGAWKAVGAGRNALVVAPTGSGKTLAAFLWSLDKLAREPLPAERRQRCRVLYVSPLKALAVDVERNLRAPLAGIRHAASRLGLPPPDITVGMRTGDTPADERRTFARTPPDILITTPESLFLLLTSAARDSLRGVETVIIDEVHAVAATKRGAHLALSLERLDELLPKPAQRIGLSATVRPVDEVAQFLGGAHPVDVVRPTTTKTIEVSVEVPVEDMTRLDEVEDSGGDEPGRPRRASIWPAVEERVYDLITRHRSTIVFTNSRRSAERLCARLNELAGEAVDEINAGGSARLPAEIMAQAGAASGAAPVIARAHHGSVSREERKNTEEALKSGALPAVVATSSLELGIDMGAVDLVIQIEAPPSVAAGLQRVGRAGHQVGAVSRGVVFPKHRGDLVSCAVVAERMGEGAIEELRYPRNPLDVLAQQVVAMVALDPWAVGDLAVLVRRAAPFAELPDSALHAVLDMLSGRYPSTAFAELRPRLVWDRATDQLTGRPGAQRLAVTSGGTIPDRGLFGVFLAGAERAARVGELDEEMVYESRVGDVFLLGSTSWRIEDITPDRVLVSPAPGQAARMPFWKGDQIGRPVELGRAIGARLRTLVKQDDETATGALKAGGLDDWAASNLVAYLREQREATRSLPDDRTVVVERFRDELGDWRMAVHCVLGARVNGPWALAVGQRLAERYGVDAQVMPSDDGIVVRLPDTADEPPGADIVAFEPDEIAQIVEEAVGGSALFAARFRECAARALLLPRRDPRRRQPLWQQRQRSAQLLDVAREYGDFPITLEAARECLQDVFDVPGLSGLMRDLASRKVRLVEVETQRPSPFARSLLFGYVGAFLYEGDSPLAERRAAALALDSALLGELLGRVDLRELLEPAVVTETERQLQWLTPERQPRDAEDVAELLRLLGDLSPADLTLRGASVAWAEELVAARRAVLVRIAGEDRFIGIDDAGRFRDALGVALPVGIPDAHLAPVADPLGDLVARYARTHGPFAATTCAARFGLGVYVVEQALRRMAATGRVVSGEFSPGGAGSEWCDAEVLRMLRRRSLAALRREIEPVPPRVLATFLPRWQQVGSSARGVEAVEAAIEQLQGLAVPASALERLVLPARVADYQPGYLDELCASGDVVWAGGGAIAGGDGWVTLAYADSAPLLLPVPDEALALTPIHTAVLDALAGGQALFFRTLSDRVGSTDDAELVGAVWDLVWAGYLTNDTLAPLRAVLGGGGAHRAKSSAPRTRYRRPGRATMPSRTGPPTVAGRWSRLPDRDTDPTKRAAALADVLLERHGVVTRGVAAAEGVTGGFAAVYPVLAALEERGTARRGYFVEGLGAAQFAVPGAVDRLRAIADRSDRVEAVEEPPGRGRARGGGGFALVLAATDPANPYGAALPWPERVVDSGEGQPGPATGHRAGRKAGALVVQVGGDLVLYVERGGRTLLSFTDDTDTLAAAAKALADAVHTGALGALSVERADGEGVYTSPLRDALTSAGFRATPRGLRLRG